CCCGTACTGGATGGGGCAGCGGTTCCCGGCACCCAGGCTCAGGCGGCGGCGGGCATTCCTGGCGTGTGCGTGTACGCCTGCCCACCTGCCTCGATGACCCCGGCAGGCACGGGCAGACTGGCCCCCTCACCCTGCACGCGCGGCGTGACGAAGTAGAACGACAGGCCCAGCAGCAGGTACACGGCGATCAGCAGCACACCCTCGAACCACGTGGCCTCGCCGTCCTTGGTGACGGTCGTGACGATGAGCGCGACCGCCACGATGGCGACCAGTTCCAGCGGACTGGAGAACACGAGGTTCATGGGTTTGCCGATCAGGTACGAGATGATCACCAGCACGGGCGCCGTGAACAGCGCCACCTGAATGGTCGCGCCGACCGCGATGTTGATGGCCAGCCCGATCTGCCCCTTGCGCGCAAAGTAACTCCCGGCGATGTACTCCGCGAAGTTCCCCACGACAGCCAGCACGATGATCCCCAGGAAGAACGGGCTGAGGCCCAGCGTGCTGCTCGTGGCTTCCAGCGCGCCGGACAGCATCTCGGATTCCAGGGCGATCAGGGCGGTCGCGCCGATCATGGTCGCGGCGGCCCGCCACACCGGCCACAGGTCACCCTGCCCGTGCTCACCGTGCCCGTGCCCGCCTTCCTCTTGCTCCATGGCGAAGGCGTCCTTGTGCGTGACCAGCGTGTACACGAGGTTCAGGGCGTACACGGCGATCAGCACGACGGCCACGCCCAGGCTCAGGTACTCGTCGAGGTTCGCGCGGGCCGTGTCGCTGCCCGCCAGGAAGTCCGGGAGGCGCTCGGTGTAGTCGAACAGTGCCGGGATCAGCAGGGCGATCACCACCAGAAACAGCATGGAGTTCAGCTGCCCGGCGTTCGAGCGGCTGAACTTCTGCGTGGTCCGCCCGAAACTGCCGATCAGGATGGCCAGACCCAGGCCCAGCAGCGCGTTCCCGATGATGCTGCCCGTGATCTGCGCCTTCACGACCGTGATGTTCCCGGCCAGCAGCACGAAGATGGCGATGATCAGCTCCGCGAGGTTCCCGAACGTCACGTTCAGCAGGCCGCCGATGGTCTGCCCGGCGCGCGCCGCGACCTGCTCGGTCGCCTGCCGCAGCAGGTCCGCCAGCGGAATGATCGCAATGACGGACGTGAGAAAGACCCACAGCGGAGGCGCGTGCAGAACGTATTCCAGCAGCAGGCTGACCGGAATGAAGGCGAGCAGGAGGTTCATCCACATGCCGGCAGTGTAGGCCCGGCATTCTCATGAAGCGTGGCCTGCATGCAGAGCGAAAGTTCAGGTGCGCGGGTCAGGTGCGCGGGTCAGGTGGCAGCGGCGACCGGGAGCCCCAGGACCTGTTGCAACTGCGCGTGCGAGGTCACCACGCGGTTGACTCCGGCGGCCAGCAGGTGCGCGGTGTCGTCCGGGTGGGCGTGCCCGGTGGCGAGCAGGCCGATCACGGTCGCCCCGGCCCGCACGCCCGCTGTGGCGCCGGGAACGCTGTCCTCGACGACCACGCAGCGCGTGATGTCCACGCCGAGCTGCGCCGCCGCGAAGGCGTACAGGTCCGGTTCGGGCTTGCCGCGCCCGCCCACCCACGATGGGTCGTAGGCGTGCGCGCCCACCAGTTCCGCCAGTCCGGCCGACGCGAGTTTCATGTGCAGCCGCCCGCGTTCGCTGTTGCTGCCCACCGCGAACGGCACGCCCCGGTCTTGCAGGCCGCGCAGGGTGTCGCGCGCGCCCTCGATGGCGTCCAGGGAATCGAAGGCCGCGTTGAACCGGGTTTCCAGGGTGGGCAGGAACGCGTCTGTGGGCGTCCAGCCGTGCAGGTCGCTCAGGCGGACCAGCACGTTCGGGAATGTCTGCCCGACCGCCAGGTGCGCGAAGTCGTTCAGGGCCAGCGGCAGGCCGTGCTCGGCCAGCGTGCGGACCCACACGTCCGCCGCCAGCGCCTCGCTGTCCACCAGCACGCCGTCCAGGTCGAACAGGACCGCGTCGAAGGTTCCGGCCAGGGTCGGGCTGTGCGTGGGGGCGGTCACTGGCCCAGGCCCGTGTCGTTGTCCGGGCCGTTCTCCCACCCGGCCAGGATGTGCACGTGCGTGTGGAACACCATCTGCCCGCCGCCGGGGCCGCAGTTCACGACCAGCCGGTAGTCCTGCGCGTGCTGCCGCGCGACCCGTGTGGCGGTCAGCCACAACTCGCCCATCTCGGCGGCGTCCGTGATCTCGTCCACCCGCGCCGAGACCTTCTTCGGGATGACCAGCAGGTGAATGGGCGCCTTGGGCGCAATGTCGCGGATGGCGATGTAGTGCTCGTCCTCGAACACGATCTGGCTGGGAATCTCGCGGGCAATGATCCGCTCGAACAGGGTGGGAGAGGCTGTCATGCGCCCCACTCTAGCCGCCCCGCCCGCGTGGTCCGGCCACCCGGATCAGCCCGCGTTCTTTAGGGCGCGTTCATGTTGGGCCGGGCGCGTGATCCGATTCCGGCACCCCGGCATATACCCGGTTGTCAGGAAGGAGCCGCGAGCGCTGTTCCCCCTACAGGGCCAGCGCCCGGTTCCGCCCACCCCTCATCCCTCTCTCGCAGCGCCCCGCCGGACCTCACACCCGTGATGTCCAGGAGGCTCACTGCGCCCCATACAGGAGCACCCATCATGGATAACCGCACCAGCACCGAACAGATCATCGCCGCCGCCAGCAACGCCGACACCATGAACCGCCGCGCCGCCATGGGCTTCCTCGGCAAGATCGGCATGGGCGCCGCCGCCATGAGCCTCGCCGCGACCGCCGGAACCGCCGCCGCCGCGCCCGCCAAGGACATCGACGGGGCCGTCCTGAACTTCGCCCTGAACCTCGAGTACCTGGAAGCCGCCTTCTACCTCGCCGCCGTGGGCCGCGTGGACGAACTGCGCCGGATCGGCGGGAACGCCGAGATCCGCCTGCCCGCCGGACTGGTCCAGAGCCGCGGCATGCAGTTCAAGGACAGCAACGTCGAGGCCCTGGCCCGCGACATCGCCGAGGACGAACTCTCACACGTGAAATTCCTGCACGGCGCGCTCGGCAAGGCCGCCGCCCCCCGCCCCGTCATCGACCTGAACGGAGCGTTCCGCGCCGCCGGGAAGGCCGCGTCCGGCGGGAAGATCGACGGCTTCAACCCGTACGCCAACGACCTGTTCTTCCTGCACGGCGCGTTCATCTTCGAGGACGTGGGCGTCACCGCCTACAACGGCGCCGCGACCCTGATCACCAACCCCGCGTACCTGCAGGCCGCCGCCGGCATCCTGGCCGTCGAGGCGTACCACGGCGGCGCCATCCGCTCCATGCTGTTCCAGCAGCGTCAGGTGAGCGCCGCCGCCGGACTGTACGTCGGTCAGGTCGTGCAGGCCATCAGCAACCTGCGTGGCTCGGTCGGCGGCATGAAAGACCAGGGCCTGACCGACAACGCCGGCAACATGATCGTCGCGCCTGCCGACAAGAACGGCGTGGCGTACGGCCGCAGCACCCGCGAAGTGCTGAACATCGTCTACCTGGCCCCCAACGCCAGCAAGGGCGGCTTCTACCCCAACGGCCTGAACGGCAGCATCAAGTAAGGCGGACTCCGATTGAATGGCTTACAAAGTCGTTCAATCCGAGCGGATGCGACTCGTAGAGCTGCCCCGCAGAGTAGGAGCAAAACGGGTTCCGGGCGTGGAGTTGGCAGATCGGTGGTGTTCCGATCTGTCAACGAAACAGACGGAATCCGCATAAGAGTTAGCCGGGAGAGGGAGGCTGGGCCACTTGGTCCACCTCCCTTTCCTGCGTTGTCTGGCACGTTACCCTGGCTGTGTGACTCCCGATCCCACCCTGGCGGCCCTGCGCGCGGCGGCGATACGCACGCTGGCGCCGCAGTCCGGCGTGCAGGCCGCCCTGAACGCCATGGGTTTCTTGCAGGCCGACCCGATCCGCGCGCCTGCCCGTGCGCAGGACCTGACCCTGATGGCCCGCGTGTCCGCTTACCGCGCCGGGGACCTGGAGCGGTTGTACCCGGTCCTGGACGCCGAGGAGGACATGCTGCCCAACTACGGCTTCATGCCGCGGGCGGTGCAGGCGCTGCTGCATCCGCGTGAGGTGCCGCCCACCCGTCTGGAGGCCGCGCACCCCGAGCTGCTGCCCGAGGTGCGCGCCGCCGTGCAGGGCCGCGAGGAGGTGCACCCGCGCGAGGTGGCGGCGCTGCTGGGACAGGGCCGCACCGTGAACGCCTGGGGTGGGCAGTCGAGTGCCACGACCCGCGCGCTGGACGTGCTGCACCGCCGGGGTGAGTTGCGCGTCACGCGGCGCGTGGGGGGCGTGCGGTTGTACGGTCCGGCCCCGCACCTGCGGGCGCTGCGCGAGTCGCCGCTGCCGGAACCCGAGCGGCTGCGCGGCGCGGTGCATCTGCTCGCGCGGCTGTACGGCCCGCTGCCCGAGGCGAGCCTGGGGTACCTGATCGGCCTGTCGCACTACGGCTTTCCGCACCTGCTGCCCCAACTGCGCGCCGCGTTCCGGCAGGCGGTGCGGGAGGACCTGCGCTCGGCGCGCGTGGACGGCCTGAAGTACGTGTGGCTGCCCGAACAGGACCCCGCGCAGGCTCCCGCGCCGCGCGGCGTGCGGATCGTGAATCCCTTCGATCCGCTGGTCTGGGACCGCCGCCGCTTCGCGCACCTGCACGGCTGGACGTACCGTTTCGAGGCGTACACGCCCGCCCCGAAACGCCAGTTCGGGTACTACGCCCTGCCGGTCCTGCACGCCGGGCGGGCCGTCGGCTGGGCGAACCTGAGCGTGCAGGGCGGCGAACTGATCACCGACCTG
The genomic region above belongs to Deinococcus seoulensis and contains:
- a CDS encoding DNA glycosylase AlkZ-like family protein; its protein translation is MTPDPTLAALRAAAIRTLAPQSGVQAALNAMGFLQADPIRAPARAQDLTLMARVSAYRAGDLERLYPVLDAEEDMLPNYGFMPRAVQALLHPREVPPTRLEAAHPELLPEVRAAVQGREEVHPREVAALLGQGRTVNAWGGQSSATTRALDVLHRRGELRVTRRVGGVRLYGPAPHLRALRESPLPEPERLRGAVHLLARLYGPLPEASLGYLIGLSHYGFPHLLPQLRAAFRQAVREDLRSARVDGLKYVWLPEQDPAQAPAPRGVRIVNPFDPLVWDRRRFAHLHGWTYRFEAYTPAPKRQFGYYALPVLHAGRAVGWANLSVQGGELITDLGLAPGVRQTGPFTRALDRELDRWRAFLGLEGLGDAARTASSQPAPPTRP
- a CDS encoding ferritin-like domain-containing protein, encoding MDNRTSTEQIIAAASNADTMNRRAAMGFLGKIGMGAAAMSLAATAGTAAAAPAKDIDGAVLNFALNLEYLEAAFYLAAVGRVDELRRIGGNAEIRLPAGLVQSRGMQFKDSNVEALARDIAEDELSHVKFLHGALGKAAAPRPVIDLNGAFRAAGKAASGGKIDGFNPYANDLFFLHGAFIFEDVGVTAYNGAATLITNPAYLQAAAGILAVEAYHGGAIRSMLFQQRQVSAAAGLYVGQVVQAISNLRGSVGGMKDQGLTDNAGNMIVAPADKNGVAYGRSTREVLNIVYLAPNASKGGFYPNGLNGSIK
- a CDS encoding histidine triad nucleotide-binding protein is translated as MTASPTLFERIIAREIPSQIVFEDEHYIAIRDIAPKAPIHLLVIPKKVSARVDEITDAAEMGELWLTATRVARQHAQDYRLVVNCGPGGGQMVFHTHVHILAGWENGPDNDTGLGQ
- a CDS encoding HAD family hydrolase, which codes for MTAPTHSPTLAGTFDAVLFDLDGVLVDSEALAADVWVRTLAEHGLPLALNDFAHLAVGQTFPNVLVRLSDLHGWTPTDAFLPTLETRFNAAFDSLDAIEGARDTLRGLQDRGVPFAVGSNSERGRLHMKLASAGLAELVGAHAYDPSWVGGRGKPEPDLYAFAAAQLGVDITRCVVVEDSVPGATAGVRAGATVIGLLATGHAHPDDTAHLLAAGVNRVVTSHAQLQQVLGLPVAAAT
- the cax gene encoding calcium/proton exchanger, encoding MWMNLLLAFIPVSLLLEYVLHAPPLWVFLTSVIAIIPLADLLRQATEQVAARAGQTIGGLLNVTFGNLAELIIAIFVLLAGNITVVKAQITGSIIGNALLGLGLAILIGSFGRTTQKFSRSNAGQLNSMLFLVVIALLIPALFDYTERLPDFLAGSDTARANLDEYLSLGVAVVLIAVYALNLVYTLVTHKDAFAMEQEEGGHGHGEHGQGDLWPVWRAAATMIGATALIALESEMLSGALEATSSTLGLSPFFLGIIVLAVVGNFAEYIAGSYFARKGQIGLAINIAVGATIQVALFTAPVLVIISYLIGKPMNLVFSSPLELVAIVAVALIVTTVTKDGEATWFEGVLLIAVYLLLGLSFYFVTPRVQGEGASLPVPAGVIEAGGQAYTHTPGMPAAA